The stretch of DNA GAGCTGTCAGTAAAGCATTTCTAAATATAAACAGGAAATAGTAAAATTACGAGATCAACTGAAAGATCAGAAAGAATATTATAATAAAGAATCATATAATAAATCAGTAACTTCCCATACCTGCAAGTTTTTGAAGTTTCAACCTTGCATGCTGATCCAAAACTAGATTACACAAACGAATCCTTAACTTCACTTTTCTAGCGGCAGGATTACGCTGTGATTGGCCAGAACGTACATAATCAATCGTACGAATTTCGACTGGAAATGCTCTTTCACAATCTTCATCCGTTTTTAATTCTTCAGGCCATTCggtacaaaatttttttaatcctTCACAATGTTTTTTAATAGCTGGGGGCgttaaatgaagaaaattttgaactttCATTAGTTCCATGTTATCATATTTACCTGGCTTAGGCACCAGATTCATCTCAGACCCCATTCTTATATCGCAAGGAAATTTATGAGGATCAAAAGGGGCGGGAGCAGTCCAAATTTCAGACcaatttttgcaattttctaGATTATTCTTCCATTCTGCATAAAAACGTTTTAAATTAAGACGGGAGTTTTGTGTTGTACTAAATTGACTTGATTTCAAAATGATTTCATCTATATAAGGTTTAGGAATTTCAAATTGAGAATCTTCTTCATCTGTCGTGACTGCAGTGTGTGATGCAGCTTCTTCTACTTCAGCGATAGACTCAATTCTACCAGTATTCTGATTGTGTTGTTGCGTTGAATATCGCAATGTTGAATTTACTCCATAATGAACGCTGCGACAGCATCTTGATATACTGTAAATTTGTAGCATAATTTGCAATCTACAGACTTCTCAAGTCTTCAGTATAAGCTGTGGATTTAAAAGCATATAAAAACATATTCATTTGTTAAACTGGTTATTTATAAATGATAGTgttcaacaaaacaaaaatttatattaaatgcCAAGTAATGGTTTCCTGAAAGGCTAGTTTTGATTCTAAATATGGGAAGTAGAGATAGGCAAAATAGCCATAGACAACcgttgattttcaatttttaaaagtcGATGGCTGATTGTCAAAATCTTATTGATCAATCCTACTGTAAACATGTTACAACAATTCTTTAGACAATGCAGACAACAATATGTTTCAGCTCTTATTTGTCACCATTACAACGATTTTCTAAGTTGTCTTCAGCATATGTTTGATTAATGATGTATTATGTGTGCTATTGACTGCAAACAGTGTTCAATATGTTGGTTTGAATGGGAAAGATTCTACCAATGAGTTTTGTCAAATTTGAGAAATCAGTGGGGGTTGTTAACAACTTTGAATCTTGAATCGCAATTTTGAAATATGCCGGTAGTTTATAAGTCTGATTCTGTCTACTGATAAGCAAAGGATCAAAATACATATCTGGGATCATTGAAACTTATGGATTAGGTTTTATTAATGCAGACAACGACTTTTACTAGCATTGTTCTTCGTAGTTTACATTCTTAGAAGCTTTCAATGTATGACCAAAACAGAAATTATATTAAGAATGTTTTAGTGAACGATCTTACTATTAGCACAATTGCCTTTGCCACTAATTGTAATTGTGACAATTTTCAAGAATGCTGCCTGCTTCTTTCAATGAATTGCATGTTACATACAACCTTAACATCATTGCCATTTGAAATAGAAAGAAATTCAATCCAGGAATAGTGTGAGAAATGGCTATGCTGCCTTATTGCCATTCACAGATTAATTCAAAGCACAAAATGCAAACCAAAATCCCCCCAAAAAAGCACACAAAGTACACAAGACACAATTCACACAGGATATTTTCACGCTTTGAACAGTTTACCACAACGTATTATATTATGTTTCCATTAGTGGGCGCCGTGTATCTGACAGctgtttgtttgttgttttcCCAATCCCGCGATCATGTCGATCGGCTTAACCGTGCAAATTGTGACCGTTTCGGAGGAAGGAAAGTACATATACGGTAacttacggtaccggtatacggTAGATTAAATGTGTAAATTTGACACACGAAACCGTTTAAATAGGATAGTAAGAATACGGACGTTACTTTGTGAGATGCTGTCTTCAGTCTCTAAATCTAATGCTCTACGCAATTCATAGCTGTACATAGTACCGGTACAGACATAGGAACATGTTGGTATGTGTATATTATAGCTTACTTCAGTACGTACTAAAGCAGTTGGTAAGTCTACAAACAGACTGTCATTCGCTCTTTCTGGACTCAGTAGCAAACCAGCAAACAGGGCCCTTATAGGCTAGTGTAACTTTACCAGAATGTTGATTGTTGTTTCATACCGTCATAGTAATCGTATCTGTGTATTGGCACAGAAGTGATGATTCTCTCAAGTTGCTAGAGTTCAAAAAGTTTCAGGCTTTTGAGTATTGGAATTTAAATGTCACTGAAAATAAGATTCCCTTACCCTCTACCTTTGCACCGGTCAATTGGGTCTGATCATTTTGTGGGATAAGCATTCACGATAGGGTTGCCATGTAGTTCAGCTACTTCTTTATTCAcaccaatttttgttttaactaCTGTTAGTATCTGCTATCAGACTTTGAACAAGAACCTTTTTGAATGAAATAGCAGTTTAAACTTAAATGTACACCAAAAGCAATATTATATGTTGCTGATGACAATATTTAAAATCTGATTAACATAAGTTGTAGATGAGAATATTGAATGATTCATATCACAAATTTGATTGGAGTATCATGATTGAATTTGAAATGGTTGTGTTGTCTGTGGtcttatatttgttattttaaaaatgttatcttagctATCATTGTTTTAAGTAATTGTACCAACAGCATTTTTGtacctaatacagtaataagcTAATTCAAAGTTCTGCCTTCTTCTCAAGATCTCTGTCACAGTTATACTTTTGTTTTCTGTTAATCGAAATAGAAAAGcatccaaaaaaaaattaaatatgttaAAGCTATTCTGTATTAATCTCTCATTTCGAAGATAAATCGACTTTCTTATGTTAGTATTGTTCCTAAAATGCTATGTTCTTTTCCAAGAATTGATGATGCATGAGTTGGTGACTGCGCTAATTTAGTCATAAATTGTGGCAAAACCtattcataacaataaatacaTGTCATAGAGCTTGTACGTATTATGTtttacacacacacacacacttcAGACATATATAAGTGATCCCTTTCTAGAGGAGTTGCTCTAGGTTCATGGCATATAGTCCCTGCAtcagaaacaaataactggttaccTACtgaactaattccatacccaacatggaccggactggtaaccggacaagaggccttGATTTGCCATACGATTAAGCCGTTTTTCCTCTCCgtgtgataaatatgtaaattctatcctactTTGTTACTTGCTAATGGTTAGAATATGGttgaatgaatttttgttttgttatcttTCATGAGAGAAACTGAGATAATATTACTGATATCAATATttcttataatatatataatatgtgtCGATCCCATCAATTCAATTTGACCATGTGCATTATCTTAAATACTCAGTCGTGCTCATGCTTAGGAACCATTAGTTTTATGTGTAAAAATGAAATAGATGGTATCTGTTTTGTTCTGTTGTGTTTATGAGGTTTGCTCTTTTGATTGTGTACTCTGTGGCCATTTGATCATCTTGAAAATATGCATGTTGACACCAAAATCATCAGGCAATGTCATTCATTCTCGACGTTACTAACTGATGCATGCACACTGGCTTCAGATAAATTTTAACCACTCAAATGTATATTGTTGTCATCAAGTCTGTTTTACTAATTATATAATATAGACCAGACCTTATCtatatgtaatatttatatattcaaaatattttatgtttaacTATTGCATCAGACCAAAGCTGCTAAATCAATTTGAATGAAGAATGTAAATTTGATCTGAAACATACGTATGTCGTACGCTTTTTGCGATATCATTTTAGCCTGCCATATTGCTTTGCTTTTTGTGAACCCGTAATGCACTTGTTTGACTCAAGCAGATGGCAACATATTTTGTCCTAACCTTGTCTGTAAGGGCATATTTTATTCCATATACCTTTGCTCAATCGTATTTTGAGCATTTCAGTTTATGTAAATTATGTTCTTGGGATTTAAAAGTTATAATTCATGAATATATGATAACTAAGGAATCTGAACGACGGATATTCGAAGATGACGTAGTTTGCGAATTCTGATTTCTTACGGTTACTCAGTATCGAAACGGTGTTTATAATTTAGTAATAAAATAGGAATCTTATACGGGTTGAAAAAATCACCCTTTTGTAGCATTATACGGCCAACTTTTAAGGGCTTTTGTTGCGGGTCGTGTAGCTGTGacaattaaactattttatttgtaaaaacgCTTACACAGCAACAACTGTGCCATTAATTTCATGCGTTATTCGTAAGTGGTTAAATATATACTTTTTCACCTGATatcaattaaattatttgagcGGTAAGGTaaagaaaaaaggaaaaaagaTGAGATTTAACTGCCGTAAGTGAACATGTTATATCAATGTATATGTAACGTGTTGTGTTCCTGGATGATAGAAACTTTCGTTTGATAGAATTTGCATAATATCCCTATTTTAGGAGTtgagaaaactaaaatattttcgatattCAGCAAAATCACGATTGccgtatttttattatttaaacattccactttgaaatataaatgaatcGTAAAGACAGTGGGATTTCGGTATACCCACCAATGAAATGTGTTCCGTAAACTCAATTCGCGAATGATGTGTATTTCGctggaattaattaaataaatgtcCCACAATCATCGATATTTCAAATACAATCCGCCTAAACTATTTATCAGACGATGTCATGGCAGGGTTTCCGAAAAAATTTACAGTCATCaacttattatttttgtttcattatttaattttttgacaatATAGGCGGTTTCTTTGTTTACTTGGTATTTTGATGAAATGCTTTTACGGTTGATAATCAGCGTTAATTTTTACGTAGATATATATGGTATTAAGTTTAATTTAAGACTTGGGAGCTCCCAATCTTTTATTAATAAACTAAACGGACTGGCTGtttatataattaattttacatACCAGTTCGTCTTACCAATATTGAATTTCGCTTTCAACTCAGAAACTGTTATATAATAAATCCCTAATTTAAAATTCATgccatttttctgaaaatttaattcTGCTTACCGAAATTTGCAAGATAGTGGTCATGATTAAttagttttcatattttgtttggTTTAGACTTTACCGGCTAATTTAATTTTGGCCTATCTATTGGGCTAATGACGTCTGCCAGTTGGAATCTATATTAAAACGTATGATTACTTTAAAACACAATATGACGTACAAAgtagtaatttaatttaaaacaaaatctatTTTTGGCCATTTATTTGACGTTCTTTTTCGGGAAACCATACCATGTTCTGGACATGCTCCAGGCGACAAAAATAATTCAGTTGACAGTATGTCGGGGATGGATTGGaacgttttttatttatttttctagcaagatatttattttaattttttcgaCGGCGAAAGAAGAATTTATATGCCGACGTCTTCACGTGTGTACCGATCGGTCGACATTGTCTTCTAGAAAACTTAAAGAAGCATGTTTCGTGACCATACTTCGTTTATAACCTGTTTTTGATTTGTTAGTTCGTTTAAGCATGGATTGTTTATAATTAGCGTATTAAAGGTACGATTAATCAATACTTCATGCTTGGTAAGATGTAATCTGTACtcaattttttaacaataaataacTTTAGTTATGCCTTCAATGCATGTCTTCAAGAAAATTTAGCTCATTTTTAGCACCTTTTGCGTAATTACAATGCACGGTTTTCTCAAAATACCGCTGGTTTTTGGTTGAAAGTAAATATATGGGAATCAGTgccgaaattttgaaaatagccGAAGTCGAACATGGTTTCGTGTGTCGGATGGCGCGAAAGCGACCATTTTAATTATTTCGTTTTCTTGTGTTTTGTTATATTTAGGCTTTATGTCTCGCCtttatttgtttctttattatgtacTGACGACCTTTCCGCTAAAAATAACTGAAAACTAGAAGAAACACGACGCACGATTTCTCCGAAACGACTCCATGGCTCAATTTTAAAACAGCGATGAGATGTGATTTTTGTGTCATAACCATGTTTAGACTTTCCAGTGATCGGTAGATATGTACTTTAGGTTGGGATGttgttttttcaaatgtaaGCACTGGCTTACAGCCCTTCCGTTCTCTTATGTGAGTTGTAAGTCAATAAAAAGTTTCGTGTTTAACTTTATTTCGTTGGAAAGTAAACACAGATCACGGTTTCCGCTCTattggttttttattttattaccaaAGATACCATGTTTGTCGTTTTTATCGAACGAATACCAAACACCATTGGGTTTCGTTTCATTTTTAGAAACACGGCGCTTCGAAATGCGCCGTGTAGctatcaaattcaaaattaaggAAATTGATCTTTTAAGAATTGATAGGTAGGTGCTTGATACCTGTGGTGATGACGATGGTCTGTCTTACAAAAACTGAATTGAAATATGTCTACGTTTTAACTAGTTACATACTGTTATGTTATTGTTGAATAAAccttgaacaagctttgaaaaaaaatgtgaagTTTGGTGCAATTTATTTCCAGTGAgtattcgaattttttttaacgaGAGTTTGTGGTTTAGGTAGAAAAATATGATATCTGCTAGGATCGTCAACTTTTGTCCACTTCATCCGATCGAGTATGGACTGCTATAGATAAAGGCTGACTCTTCATCGACAGTTCATATGTATATAATAGATAGTAAGGTAAGTGCTTTTTGTCTGTTTTTATCCCAGAATCTTGAATAGTGAGCTGAAAATTCTGCAGCGAGCAATGGACTAAATTCCCCGTGCCAGATTTTCAGTCGTACGCAATGCAGCCCATTGTCTTACTTTATGACACGTGCATGGCATTATTTATCGTGCTAGGAGTTGAATATTAGATAATATTCTGAAATAGGATACGGCGATTACCGCATTCTATGTACTAACTGTGCTTCGAAGTAGCAATTGGTATTCCCATGAGAGGTAGCAATCGTTCGATTGTAAAACTACCGTAatgagattatttttatttttgaacgttttGAAAGTACCTTTGCTGACGATAGAACAAGTTTCATATTGATTTGCGCTTTGGAAAAATGAACAACCTTTTTCGACTTTAGACTTCTAAATAAACTGCAATGTCAATCTACTGATGCTTCAGCTACCGCGTAAGTTTTCTTTAGAGATAGTTTTAGTGATTAGTTTAATAAAGTCTATACATGATAGCAATATAGTTACCGGTATGTAATGACGGTATAAAAACAAACTTCGTCAAATCCCAACTAGTTTTCTACGACACAGCAACTTAGTCATACGACGGTGATCCTCACACCAGATTCAGTTGTTCATGACTTAAAACTAAAGATTTATCGTTCCGACACGAATAAGGTGAGTGTAGTCAGTGTGTATTCATAGGAAGCTGAACCTACCATCCAGCGGTACTTGAATAAAATATGCATGTACTCTTTGTCAAAATAGGTAAAAGTGACGGTATTCAAATtacatgttaatttttttttgaaatatcataaATCCCATGACTTTTTCTTATCGATATTTGCGCAATTGAGTGAAGAAATTTGGCTCGTAGATATGCCGATTTAAAATTTGGGAAAAATCACTTCGACGGAAAAAATTGCCAATTTTTTTGACGTTAATATTTAAATTCCACTTTACCTTTTTAAAAGGTAACTctacttttttttaaagttaaGTTTTAATCCTGGTAAAACTCGGATACAGTCACTCATTTTcggtagaaaaaaaaaatgagtttttaaCTAATACTCCGGCTGAAATGTAACACCAGTTCATAAAAATAGCGTCAGTATTCATATCTTGGTGACTGTTCGCGACAGCGTTTCT from Styela clava chromosome 14, kaStyClav1.hap1.2, whole genome shotgun sequence encodes:
- the LOC120341110 gene encoding small ribosomal subunit protein mS35-like: MLQIYSISRCCRSVHYGVNSTLRYSTQQHNQNTGRIESIAEVEEAASHTAVTTDEEDSQFEIPKPYIDEIILKSSQFSTTQNSRLNLKRFYAEWKNNLENCKNWSEIWTAPAPFDPHKFPCDIRMGSEMNLVPKPGKYDNMELMKVQNFLHLTPPAIKKHCEGLKKFCTEWPEELKTDEDCERAFPVEIRTIDYVRSGQSQRNPAARKVKLRIRLCNLVLDQHARLKLQKLAGPRYNKNTDILSIKSIRCPVRKQNREYLDYLLTVLYYEAWKIEKWETRENINDEDGIYWWKDSNSYNNLLRVLKSHPDYKSLFDDTDSKEHSSKIEDNEKVKNYRDAVVGLKIPEPIMTQNDHKRKIVEYKEAVRTMLNLPQLC